The Salmo salar chromosome ssa06, Ssal_v3.1, whole genome shotgun sequence genome window below encodes:
- the LOC106601452 gene encoding dehydrogenase/reductase SDR family member 7C-B isoform X1 gives MDLEYLLSMDPAAILLVPVVVVVTAAVIFLHSLVLKFLSTATVRNKVVVITDALTGLGNECAKMFHEGGARVILCGKTWEKLEGFADNLTSAADPKLTFPPKLVLVDFGDMNSMPDVIAETLECYGCVDVLILNSSLKVKAPVQSTSLKMDKLVMDNNYFGPITLAKGFLPSMMSRRTGHVILVNSIQGKLAMPFRATYAASKHAVQAFFDCLRAEVQEYGISVSTVNHTFIISPPPGEKTKKSIWSIFSKQKVMGITPVEAANEILKILNSKKREVVMAHSLPKMAIYARSLFPNVFFAVMAAGVNNAAGVNNIAALADSEEL, from the exons ATGGACCTGGAATATCTGTTG AGTATGGACCCAGCTGCTATTCTGCTGGtgcctgttgtggtggtggtaacagcagCGGTTATTTTCCTGCACAGTCTGGTGCTCAAATTCTTGTCCACAGCAACGGTACGCAACAAGGTGGTCGTGATAACAGATGCCTTAACAGGACTGGGAAATG AATGTGCAAAGATGTTTCACGAGGGAGGAGCTAGAGTCATCCTTTGCGGAAAAACTTGGGAAAAACTTGAAGGTTTTGCTGATAACCTGACTAGCGCTGCAGACCCTAAATTA ACCTTCCCTCCTAAGCTTGTGCTGGTGGATTTCGGTGACATGAACAGCATGCCAGATGTGATCGCAGAGACGCTGGAGTGTTATGGCTGTGTGGATGTGCTCATTCTCAACAGCAGCCTTAAAGTCAAGGCCCCAGTACAGAGCACATCACTGAAGATGGACAAGCTAGTTATGGACAATAACTACTTTGGCCCTATCACATTGGCTAAGG GTTTTCTGCCATCCATGATGTCGAGGAGGACTGGCCATGTGATTCTGGTCAACAGCATCCAGGGCAAGCTGGCTATGCCTTTCCGTGCCACTT ATGCTGCCTCTAAGCATGCGGTCCAAGCCTTCTTTGACTGTCTGCGGGCTGAGGTCCAGGAGTATGGCATCTCTGTCAGCACTGTCAACCACACCTTCATCATCTCTCCTCCACCTGGGGAAAAGACCAAGAAGTCCATCTGGTCAA TCTTCTCCAAACAGAAGGTTATGGGCATCACACCAGTAGAGGCTGCCAATGAGATCCTGAAGATTCTGAACAGCAAGAAGAGAGAGGTGGTCATGGCTCACTCCCTCCCCAAGATGGCCATCTATGCCAGATCCCTTTTCCCAAATGTATTTTTCGCTGTGATGGCTGCAGGAGTGAATAATGCTGCAGGAGTGAATAATATTGCAGCTTTAGCAGACTCAGAGGAGCTGTAG
- the LOC106601452 gene encoding dehydrogenase/reductase SDR family member 7C-B isoform X2, which produces MDPAAILLVPVVVVVTAAVIFLHSLVLKFLSTATVRNKVVVITDALTGLGNECAKMFHEGGARVILCGKTWEKLEGFADNLTSAADPKLTFPPKLVLVDFGDMNSMPDVIAETLECYGCVDVLILNSSLKVKAPVQSTSLKMDKLVMDNNYFGPITLAKGFLPSMMSRRTGHVILVNSIQGKLAMPFRATYAASKHAVQAFFDCLRAEVQEYGISVSTVNHTFIISPPPGEKTKKSIWSIFSKQKVMGITPVEAANEILKILNSKKREVVMAHSLPKMAIYARSLFPNVFFAVMAAGVNNAAGVNNIAALADSEEL; this is translated from the exons ATGGACCCAGCTGCTATTCTGCTGGtgcctgttgtggtggtggtaacagcagCGGTTATTTTCCTGCACAGTCTGGTGCTCAAATTCTTGTCCACAGCAACGGTACGCAACAAGGTGGTCGTGATAACAGATGCCTTAACAGGACTGGGAAATG AATGTGCAAAGATGTTTCACGAGGGAGGAGCTAGAGTCATCCTTTGCGGAAAAACTTGGGAAAAACTTGAAGGTTTTGCTGATAACCTGACTAGCGCTGCAGACCCTAAATTA ACCTTCCCTCCTAAGCTTGTGCTGGTGGATTTCGGTGACATGAACAGCATGCCAGATGTGATCGCAGAGACGCTGGAGTGTTATGGCTGTGTGGATGTGCTCATTCTCAACAGCAGCCTTAAAGTCAAGGCCCCAGTACAGAGCACATCACTGAAGATGGACAAGCTAGTTATGGACAATAACTACTTTGGCCCTATCACATTGGCTAAGG GTTTTCTGCCATCCATGATGTCGAGGAGGACTGGCCATGTGATTCTGGTCAACAGCATCCAGGGCAAGCTGGCTATGCCTTTCCGTGCCACTT ATGCTGCCTCTAAGCATGCGGTCCAAGCCTTCTTTGACTGTCTGCGGGCTGAGGTCCAGGAGTATGGCATCTCTGTCAGCACTGTCAACCACACCTTCATCATCTCTCCTCCACCTGGGGAAAAGACCAAGAAGTCCATCTGGTCAA TCTTCTCCAAACAGAAGGTTATGGGCATCACACCAGTAGAGGCTGCCAATGAGATCCTGAAGATTCTGAACAGCAAGAAGAGAGAGGTGGTCATGGCTCACTCCCTCCCCAAGATGGCCATCTATGCCAGATCCCTTTTCCCAAATGTATTTTTCGCTGTGATGGCTGCAGGAGTGAATAATGCTGCAGGAGTGAATAATATTGCAGCTTTAGCAGACTCAGAGGAGCTGTAG